The nucleotide window CAGCAGCGCCAGCAGGGCAAGGATGACGGTAAGGATCAGGCCGGCAACATGCAGGAGCGCCTCAAGCAGCAGCAGGAGCAACGTCAGGCGGATCTTGCCAAACGTCAGGAAGAACTGCGCCAGAAGCAGGAGCAGGCCAAGGACGACGCTGAGAAGCGCCGCCAGGAAGCCGCCGACCGTCTGAAGAACCAGCAGCAGGGCCGCAATGATGGTGGCAACGATCAGGCTGGCAACATGCAGGAGCGCCTCAAGCAGCAGCAGGAGCAGCGCCAGGCCGATCTTGCCAAGCGCCAGGAGGAACTCCGCCAGCAACAGGAGCAGGCGAAGGCGGAGGCTGAAAAGCGCCGTCAGGATGCCGCCGACCGAATGAAGGAGCAGCAACAGCAGCGCCAACAGCAGCAGGAGCAGAACGACCGCCAGCAGCAGATGCAGCAACAGCAGGAGCGCCTGAAGCAGCAGCAGGAAGACCGCCAGCGCCAGATGGAGGAACAGCGCCAGCAGCAGCAGGAGAAGCTGAAACAGGCCCAGCAGGAGCGCGCGCAGCAGCAACAGGAACAGGCCCGCCAACAGCAGCAGGAGCAGATGCGTCAGCAGCAACAGGAGCGCGCCCAGCAACAGCAGGAACAAGCCCGCCAGGCCGCCCAGGAGCGCGCGCAGCAGCAACAGGAGCAGATGCGCCAACAGCAGCAGGAACGCCAGCGCCAGATGGAAGAGCAGCGCCAGGCTGCCCAGGAACGCGCCCGCCAGCAGCAGGAGCAAATGCGCCAGCAGCAGGAGCAGGCCCGCCAGGCCGCCCAGGAACGCGCCCAGCAAATGCAGGAGCAGCTCCGCAAGCAGCAGGAAGAACGCCAGAAGCAGCGCAACGGCCAATGATACTCCAGCCGTAGTAGATCAAAAAAGCCCCCGTTCGCGAGAACGGGGGCTTTTTTATTGGAAGGGGATGGATGGCAGGCTGTTCAACCCAGCTTCGCTTTCAGCAGGTCGGTGACCTGCTTCGGGTTCGGCTTGGTGGAAGAGGCTTTCATCACCTGGCCGGTGAGCCAGTTGAGCAGCTTGTCATTGCCTCCCTTGATTTCGGCGACCTTCTCCGGGTTCGCGGCGATGACTTGATCGCAGAGCGTGTCGAGCTCACCCGCGTCGGTGGGCTCGAAGCCGAGTTCCCGGGCGATGGCGGCGGGTTCTTTGTCCGGGCCGTCGAAGAGCACGGTGAAGACTTCCTTGGCTTGGCTGGAAGCCAGCGTGCCGTCCTCCACCAGCGCGAGCAGGTCGTGGATCTTCGCGGAAGGCACCGGGCAATCGGCGATGGCGATGCCGCGCTCGTTGAGCAGGCCGAGCAGGTTGTTGATGATGAAGTTCGCGACCTTTTTGCCCGCGATGGCACCGGCACCATGACCGCTGACGGTCTCGAAGAACACCGAGAGATCCTTGTCCGAGGAAAGCACGGAGGCATCGTAGGCGGTCACGCCATACTCGCTTTCGAATCGCGCGGCCTTTTGATGTGGCAGTTCCGGCACCAGTGGACGGACTTTTTCCAACAGCGGCGCGGTGCGCACCGGCAGCAGATCGGGGCAGGGGAAGTAGCGGTAATCATCCGCGTTCTCCTTGGTACGGAGGACGGTGGTTTCGCCGCGATCATCATCCCAGCGGCGGGTCGACTGGATCTGCGGGATGCCCATGTCGAGTTCCTCGCTCTGGCGCTCGACCTCGAACTGGATGGCGCGGCGGATGGCGGAAACGGAATTGAGGTTCTTCAGCTCGATCTTGGTGCCGAGCGGATCGCTTTCTTTCTCACGCAGTGAGATGTTCACGTCGCAGCGCATCTGCCCCTTCTCCATGTCGGCATCGGAGACGCCGCCCTGGACGAGGATCATTTGTAGCGAGCGGAGGTAGGAGCAGACTTCCTCGCCGGATTCGAGATCAGCCTCGCTGACGATCTCCATCAGCGGCGTGCCAGCGCGGTTGAAGTCGATCACGGAGGTGGTGCCGAGGTGGGTGGACTTCGCCACGTCCTCCTCGAGGTGGATGCGGTTGAGGCGCACCACCTTGCCGGGGTTCTTGATGTTCTTCCGCGCGTCGGTGGGATAGCAGTGATCGTAGAGGGGTACGCCGCCACCAATGCAGAGGGGCTGTTCCATCTGCGTCGTCTGGTAGTTCTTGGGCATGTCCGGATAGAAGTAGTTCTTCCGGTCCCACTTCGAGATTTCCGGGGAACCGCAGCCGAGCAACAGGCCCGTGAGCAGGGTTTTCTCGATCGCCTCGCGGTTCAGCACCGGCAGCGCGCCCGGCAGGCCGAGGCAGACCGGGCAGGTGTTGGTGTTCGGGTCTTCCGCGAACGAGGTGCGGCAGGCGCAGAACATCTTGGTCTGCGTCTTGATCTGGCAGTGGACTTCAAGGCCGATGGTGACGAGGTAGGGCATCTGGGAAAAGGAGTCGGAAATCGTGAATGGGGATCGTGCCGTGAGGAATCAAAGATCGACCTCCTTGAGCGCCTGGCGGACCTTGGGATCGTTCAGTGCCCTGTTCACGGCAGGGTGGTTGAGGAGCGCGCCGTAGTGTTTGTCCTTCGCGAGTGTTTCGAGGCGCTTTTCGTCCACAGCGATCGCCTTCAACACCGGACCTTCCACCACCGGGATGGCCTTGGGCGGCACTTCGTTCCCGGCCTTGGCGGTGATCAGCTTCGCGAGCGTGAGGCGCGGACGGTCCTGGGTGAGCTCGTCGAGCTTCGCCATCCAGTCGGCGGGAATGTTCGCGGTGATCGTCTTCTTGAGGTCTTCGGAGATTTTCGCCCACTCCGGGCGCTTGGTGGCATTGCCACGGTCGGCGAAGGAGCGAAGTTCGCCGAGATTGCCCACGTGGTTCACCAGCATGATGCCAGCGGCGCAGATCAGCGAGGCGGGAACCAGTGACAGCGGGATCGCGAGCAGACGACCGAGGAAGGAGGGCTTCGAGCCCTCGCCTCCACTGAAGGGCTTGGCGATGAAGTTGGTGATCAGCCGCAGGACGATGAAGGTGATGAGTCCGGCGGCGACCGGCCACGCAATGTCCAGCCAGGGAATCGGCTTGCCGGTGTAGCGGATGGCGATTGTAGGCGATTCGCGCCACGCCCACAGGCCGACGTAAACAGCCGCCGCCAACGTGAGCGAGCCGAGCAGGATGCGGAAGATGCCACGGGCCGCCGCCATCACCGCGCAGATGATGAAGATCACCAGCGCCGCTGTTCCCAGGCTGAGCTGGGGCACGCCGCTGTTGCGGATGGAGTCGATGAAGTTCTGGAAATCCATGGCGGGCGGGTGGTCGGAAGACCAGTTCGTTCAGCCGAGATCGGCCGGAGCGGAGGTTTCGTTTGGATCGAAGTCGTCCTCGTGGCTCTTTTCTTCCACGGGAGGGAAGCCATTCTGGGCGCGCTGGCGGAGCAGATGATCCATGAGCACCAGCGTCGCCATGGCCTCCACCATCGGCACGGCGCGCGGCAGCACGCAGGCATCGTGGCGGCCGCGACCCTTCAGTTCGGTATTCTCACCGGACGAGGTCACGGTGTCCTGGGAGGTCATGATCGTGGCGGTGGGCTTGAAGGCCACGCGGAAGACGATGTTCTCGCCATTGGAAATGCCGCCTTGAATGCCACCGGAGCGGTTGCTGGTGGTGCGGATCTTGCCATCGATCATGCGGAAGGGGTCGTTGTGCTCGCGACCGGTGAGCAGGGTGCCCGCAAAGCCGGAGCCGATCTCGAAGCCCTTGGTGGCGGGCAGGGAAAGCATGGCCTTCGCGAGCTCGGCCTCCAGCTTGTCGAAGACCGGCTCGCCGAGACCCGGCGGGCAGCCACGGATCACACATTCCACCACGCCGCCGACGGAATTGCCATCGGCGCGCACTTCCTTGATCCGCTCGATCATCGGCTCGACCATGGCCGGATCGCCCGTGCGCACGATGTTTCCTTCGATCGTTTCAAACGAAACGGTTTCCGGATCAACAGTGGCGTTCAGATCGTGGATCGACTTGACCCAGGCCAGCACCTCGATGCCGGGATGGAGGGCCTTCAGCACTTGGGTGGCCACGGCGGCGGCAGCTACGCGGCCGATGGTTTCGCGGGCCGAGGCCCGGCCACCACCGGAGGGGGCCCGGATGCCGTATTTGGCGTCGTAGGTGTAGTCGGCGTGGGACGGGCGGTATTTCACCGCCATTTCGTCGTAGGAAGAAGGGCGTTGGTCGGTATTGCGGACGACGATGGCGATGGGGGTGCCGAGGGTGACGCCATCATGGGTACCGGAGAGGATTTCCGCGGTGTCTGCTTCCTTTCGGGGGGTGACGATCTCGCTTTGGCCGGGGCGGCGGCGGTCGAGTTCGCGCTGGATATCGGCTTCGGAGAGGGGAATGCGCGGCGGGCAGCCGTCGATGATAACCCCGACGCCGCCGCCGTGCGACTCGCCGAAGGTGTGAAGGCGGAAAAGTTGGCCGAAGCTGGACGACATGCGGGGAGGTTAGGAGCCGGAATCCGGCCCGCCAAGAGCGAATGGTGGTTCCCAGGTAGCCGGAGTCGTAAGACTCCGGGCTGGGGAGATTCGCGAAGTCGGGTGCAGGTGTAGTCGCCTTTGAAGGGCATGGGGGACAGCAGACGCGGTTGATAAGGGAAGAGGGCCTGCGATCCTTTCTTTCTCTTCCCGACTTCCGGCCCTTGGCTCATCGGAGGCCAGTTGGACGTGCGAGGATTAGTGGCAAATCTTTTCCGGCCGGAGTCTCACGATTCCGGCTCCGATCATCATGTGACGGAAACGACACTGGAAAGGTGCTGAGAATGTGACGGCAGGTCTGGTTTCCTGTCACCCGACGGAACGAGTTCTGTCCGTCGTCTCCGCATGAGAATCGACTTTGTCACGGATACCTTCCCACCGGACGTGAATGGCGTTTCGATGACGCTGGGAAGGCTCACCGATGGACTCCGGCGGCGTGGCCACCGGGTGCATGTGATCCGCACGGGGGATGGGAGGCCCGGCGAAACCATCGCCGCCTCTGTCGCCCTGCCGGGCTACAAGGAGGTCCGGGTTGGCCTGCCAGGGCCGTTCAAGCTGCGGAAGCGGTGGATCAAGAAGCGTCCGGACGCGATCTACGTGGCTACGGAGAGCCCGCTGGGTGATTCCGCGGTGAAAGCGGCGAAGACGCTCGGGATTCCGGTGATCACCGGTTTCCACACCAATTTCCACGAATACATGGAGCAATACCGCCTCGGCGGACTCCAACCGGCGGCAAAGTTCTATCTGAAGCGCTTCCACAGCCGCGCCGATTGCACGCTGGCTCCCTCGCCGGAGGTGGTGGAGGCGCTGCGTGCCGAAGGATTCCCGGAGGTGCATTTGCTCGGACGCGGGGTGGATACCGCCCTGTTTCACCCGGAAAAGCGTTCCTTCGACCTCCGCAGGGAGTGGGGTGCGGAGAACGATGCTCCGGTCGTGCTGATCGTCGGCCGGGTGGCTCCGGAGAAAAATCTGGATCTGGCGATGGATGTTTTCCGCCGCATGGAGGCACACCTTCCGGGCACCCGTTGTGTGGTGGTGGGGGATGGCCCGATCCGAGCCCGGCTTCAGGAGGCGCATCCGCAGGTGCATTTCGCCGGCGTGAAGACCGGGGAGGATCTGGCGGTCCATTATGCCTCGGCGGATGTGTTGC belongs to Luteolibacter ambystomatis and includes:
- a CDS encoding CvpA family protein; its protein translation is MDFQNFIDSIRNSGVPQLSLGTAALVIFIICAVMAAARGIFRILLGSLTLAAAVYVGLWAWRESPTIAIRYTGKPIPWLDIAWPVAAGLITFIVLRLITNFIAKPFSGGEGSKPSFLGRLLAIPLSLVPASLICAAGIMLVNHVGNLGELRSFADRGNATKRPEWAKISEDLKKTITANIPADWMAKLDELTQDRPRLTLAKLITAKAGNEVPPKAIPVVEGPVLKAIAVDEKRLETLAKDKHYGALLNHPAVNRALNDPKVRQALKEVDL
- the gatB gene encoding Asp-tRNA(Asn)/Glu-tRNA(Gln) amidotransferase subunit GatB, whose translation is MPYLVTIGLEVHCQIKTQTKMFCACRTSFAEDPNTNTCPVCLGLPGALPVLNREAIEKTLLTGLLLGCGSPEISKWDRKNYFYPDMPKNYQTTQMEQPLCIGGGVPLYDHCYPTDARKNIKNPGKVVRLNRIHLEEDVAKSTHLGTTSVIDFNRAGTPLMEIVSEADLESGEEVCSYLRSLQMILVQGGVSDADMEKGQMRCDVNISLREKESDPLGTKIELKNLNSVSAIRRAIQFEVERQSEELDMGIPQIQSTRRWDDDRGETTVLRTKENADDYRYFPCPDLLPVRTAPLLEKVRPLVPELPHQKAARFESEYGVTAYDASVLSSDKDLSVFFETVSGHGAGAIAGKKVANFIINNLLGLLNERGIAIADCPVPSAKIHDLLALVEDGTLASSQAKEVFTVLFDGPDKEPAAIARELGFEPTDAGELDTLCDQVIAANPEKVAEIKGGNDKLLNWLTGQVMKASSTKPNPKQVTDLLKAKLG